The genome window TGGATCGTGTATAGGAAATATTGATTTGAAAACTTTTTCTATACCGCTTTCGCCTTGATTTTTATCTACGTTTAAAAACTGGTCAAAACTCTTTTTTTGTAATTGTAGTAGGTTAGGAACATCGATCTCTTTGGCAACATTTGAAAAATCAACCCTAAGACGATTTCCTGAGTATAAACTATTTAGCATATTCTACCTCATGGTATAAGTTTGAAAGAAAGTAAATAACCGCACGTCTGCGGCATCTTTGTAAAAATTAAATAAGGAGGCGTCGCCTCCTTTGTAAAAATAAGTGAAATTATTTAAGTTCGACTTTAGCACCAGCTTCTTCAAGCTCTTTTTTAGCTGCTTCAGCCTCGTCTTTGCTAACACCCTCTTTAATAACAGAAGGAGTTTGCTCAACTGCGTCTTTAGCCTCTTTAAGACCAAGACCTGTAAGAGCGCGAACGACTTTAATAACGTTGATTTTCTTGTCGCCGCCGTCAACTAGAACAACGTTAAATTCTGTTTTCTCTTCAGCTGCATCGGCTGCGCCGCCTGCTGCTGCGCCGCCTGCTACCATTACCGGAGCAGCGCTTACGCCAAATTTCTCTTCAAATTCTTTTACTAGCTCACTTAGCTCTAATACTGAAAGATTAGAGATAAATTCTAATACGTCCTCTTTAGTAATTGCCATTTTTTATCCTTTTATATTATGCTGATTTTTCTTTTTTCTCTTTAAGCGCATTTAGTCCAATAGTGAAATTTTGGATAGGCGCATTCCAAACTTGCAAAAGCATAGCAAGTAACTCATCACGGCTAGGCATCTTAGATAGAGCCTTGACCTTCTCGACGCTTGCAACTTCGCCGTCAATATGAGCGGTTTTGATTTTGAATAGTTCGCTGTTGGTCTCTTCAAATTTAGCCGCAACCTTAGTAGCTGAAAGCTGATCGCCCCAGATAAAGATATTTGTATCTTTTAAGACCATACCAGACTTTTCAACGTTATTAAGAGCGATATTTGCAAGAGTATTTTTTACGATTTGAACTTTTACGTTTAAAACTCTAGCAGCATCTCTTAATGCTTCTAGTTTTTTAGTGCTAAGACCGCGATAATCGCAAACTATAATCGCTTCATTTTCTTTAAATTCGGCCTCAAGTTTACTGATTATTTCAGATTTTTCGTTTCTCGTCATCTAGTTTTTCTCCTTTCCGACTAGTGATTTCAAGCAGAGCGGCATAAAAGCACGATTAAGCAAAAGCCTCTGCTATCTCCAATCTAAGATAAAAATTTATTAGCTAAAAATTAGCGTAGATCCATAAGCTCTTGAGTCTCAAGTAGAACAGAAGGGCTCATAGTTAATGATAAAGCGGCGCTCTTAATATATCTACCTTTTGCTGCCGCAGGTTTTTGTCTATTTACTGCTTTAATAAGGGTTGAAATATTATCGTTTAACTGTTCTTTTGAAAAGCTAACTTTGCCAAGACCGGCGTGTATATTTCCTTGCTTATCTACGCGGAAATTAACTTGACCGCTTTTTGCGTTATTAACCGCTTGAGCTACATCCATAGTAACAGTGCCTGTTTTTGGGTTTGGCATAAGACCTTTTGGTCCCAAAATTCGTCCTACTTTACCGACTAAGCCCATTAAATTTGGAGTGGCAATAAGAACGTCGAAATTCATAATTCCTTTTTGGATATCCTCGACAAGTTCATCGCTACCGACTATATCGGCACCAGCAGCTTTTGCTTCGTCGGCTTTCGCATCTTTTGCTATAACGGCTACACGAACGGTTTTGCCGGTTCCCGCAGGAAGCACAACTGAGCCTCTAACCATTTGATCTGCATGTCTTGGATCGACGTTAAGTTTTAATGCTATTTCGACTGTTTCGTCAAATTTAGCGCTTTTTAGTAATTTTACAGTATCGATAGCTTCTGCTAAAGAGTAAGCTTTAGTGGTATCAACTTTTTCAAGTAGCTTACCAAATCTTTTTGTAGTTTTTTTTGACATTAATTTCTCCGCATTTTTAAATTTTATGCTTCCACATTGCCAAATTTAAAACACACGCGTCATAAAATATTAACGCGTGTTTATAAATTTAACTTTAAAAAAATCCTTATGTGGTAAAAGGATTAGTCTACTACCGTAATCCCTATTGAACGAGCCGAGCCGGCAATAATTTTAGCTGCTTGCTCTCTATCTTTAGTATTTAAATCGGCAATTTTTTTCTCAACTATTTCAAGCACCTGAGCTTTTGTAAGCTTAGCTACTTTGTTTTTTAACGGATTATCCGAACCTTTTTCAATGCCTGCAGCTTTTTTAATTAAATCCGTAGCAGGCGGTTGTTTTGTGATAAATGTAAAGCTTCTATCTGCATAAACAGTGATAACAACCGGAACCCTAAAGCCAGCCATATCTTTTGTTCTTTCGTTAAATGCTTTACAAAATTCCATAATATTAACGCCTTGCTGACCAAGAGCCGGACCTACCGGAGGGCTTGGATTTGCTTTTGCAGCAGCAATGTGTAATTTAATTTCGCCTATAACTTTTTTAGCCATAAACTTCTCCTTATACTATCTTCTCGACTTGTGAATATAAAATCTCAACTGGAGTACTTCTGCCAAATATCGAAACATTTAGTCTTAGCTTTCCATGTATCATATCGTACTCTTCTACTATACCGGTAAAATTCGCGAAAGGTCCTTCTGTGATGCGAACATTTTCTCCATTATCGAAGAAAATTTTTGGCTTAGGAGCAGCTCGCTTTTGAACTTTTTCTAAAATTAAATTTATATCTTTTTCGCTTAACGGCGTAGGTTTTTTTGCCTCACCTATAAATCTACCGACCTTAGGAAGAGACTGAATTTTGTGCCAAAGAGCCGTATCCAAATCAAGATGCGCAAAAGCATATCCTGGATAAAGACTTCTTTCGTTTATTTTTTTCTTACCGTTTTTGATTTCTATTACATCTTCAGTAGGAACTATAATCTCTTTTAGTTGTTCTTCAATGTGATTATCTCTAACCAAATTTTCAATAGCTCTCTTTACGCTCATTTCGCTACCGGCATAAGTTTGAATCGCATACCATTTATGTGCCATAATTCAACCTTAAATCAGCTTTGAAAGAGAGAAAGACATAATTGCATCAACAAGAGCTAAAAAGAGCGAAACAATAGCCACTACGGCAAAAACTGTTATAAAAGCATTTCTTATTTGCTCTTTGAGCGGAAAAATTACCTTTCCAATCTCGGCGCGAGAAAGCTTTATATAATTTACTATTTTTTCCATTTTTAACCTTTTGATGGCAGGGCAAGAGGGATTCGAACCCCCAACCATTGGATTTGGAATCCAGCGCTCTACCGTTGGAGCTATTGCCCTAAAAAGCCTTAGCTCTTTAACTTAACTTCTTTATGAACAGTATGTTTTTTTAATCTTGGGCAATATTTTTTTAGTTCTAATTTTTCAGTTGTTGTCTTGCTGTTTTTTACTGTAGTGTAATTTATATCACCTGATTCAGAACATTTAAGACCAACTTTTATTCTATTACCTTTTGCCATAAATTCCCTTTGAAAAAGCGGAGAAGAATCTCCGCTAAAAATTATAAATTAGATTATGCCAGAATCTTAGAAACAACGCCTGAACCGACCGTTCTGCCGCCTTCGCGGATCGCAAAGCGAGTTCCCTCTTCAAGAGCAACTGGCGCAATAAGCTCAACAGTTATCTTTAGGTTATCACCAGGCATAACCATCTCTGTTCCTTCTGGAAGAGTGATAGAACCTGTAACATCAGTCGTTCTTACATAGAATTGCGGTCTATAGTTATTAAAGAATGGAGTGTGGCGTCCACCTTCTTCTTTTGTTAAAATATAAACTTCGCCCTCAAATTTAGTGTGAGGAGTAATTGATTTAGGTTTGCAAAGAACCATACCGCGCTCAACATCTTCTTTTTTTGTGCCTCTTAGAAGAACGCCTACGTTATCGCCTGCTTCACCTTGGTCCATTTCTTTTCTAAACATCTCGACGCCGGTAACTGTAGTAGTTTGAGTTGGTCTAATACCTACGATTTCGATGGTATCGCCGACTTTTACCACACCTTTTTCAATTCTACCGGTAACAACCGTACCGCGACCAGAAATAGAGAAAACGTCCTCAATAGGCATCAAGAAATCTTTATCTGTTGCGCGTACTGGAGTTGGAATATACTCATCAACTCTAGCCATAAGCTCAAGAACCTTTGCAGACCATTCGCCGTCTGTTCCAGCCTTAGCCTCATTAAGAGCTTGTAGAGCCGAGCCTGCTACGATTGGAGTATCGTCACCAGGGAAGTCGTACTCGTTTAGAAGCTCGCGAATTTCCATCTCAACTAGTTCAAGAAGCTCAGCATCGTCAACCATATCAGCTTTGTTCATGAAAACAACGATATATGGAACGCCTACTTGGCGAGATAGCAAGATGTGCTCTCTGGTTTGAGGCATTGGGCCGTCAGCAGCAGAAACAACTAGGATAGCACCGTCCATTTGAGCCGCACCGGTAATCATGTTTTTAACATAGTCGGCGTGGCCTGGGCAGTCAACGTGAGCATAGTGGCGATTTTCAGTCTCGTACTCGATGTGAGAAGTAGCGATGGTAATACCGCGCTCTTTTTCCTCTGGAGCGTTGTCGATATTATCATAGTCTTTTAACTCAGCAAGACCTTTTCTTGAAAGAACAGCAGAAATTGCAGCTGTCAAAGTTGTTTTACCATGGTCAACGTGACCGATGGTACCGATGTTTACGTGTGGCTTGTTACGTGAAAATTTTTCTTTTGCCATCTCTTCCTCCGTAATGATATTTGCAATTCAAATTTATGCTTAATTTTACTTCTCTAAAATCCGTGGAGCTCATAGCGGGACTTGAACCCGCGACCTCTTCCTTACCAAGGAAGTGCTCTACCTCTGAGCCATATGAGCGCTATAAACGCTTGGCGTTAGAGAATTTTTGAAAAGCATAAACAACTAAATGAAATTAAAAAGGTGTGCCGTAGAAAATGTATAAAATTTAATATTTTTATCATCTTACAGCTCCCAGTTTAGTTCCAAAATCTGGAGCGGGAAACGGGGCTCGAACCCGCGACCCTCAGCTTGGAAGGCTGATGCTCTAGCCAACTGAGCTACTCCCGCGCGTAGCATGGTGGTGAGACGTGGATTCGAACCACGGAAGACATAGTCAGCAGATTTACAGTCTGCCCTCGTTGGCCACTTGAGTATCTCACCCTATTTTAAAAAATAAATGCTTTGCAATGGTATTTCTGGTCAAACACTGTTATGAAATGGAGCTGGTGAACGGACTTGAACCGCCGACCCACTGCTTACAAGGCAGTAGCTCTACCAACTGAGCTACACCAGCATCCTGATTTATGAAAGTTGGATTATAGCCCAATTTCTTTTCAAAGTCAAGGTTTTTAAGAAAATTATTCCATTTTTTGCATCAATAAAATCAAATTTATCCTATCTTTCGCTCCTGTTTTTTCAAAAATAGTGCCTACATGCGCTTTTACCGTCCTTACGGTTATTTGTAAAATCTCAGCGATTTCTTGATTTGTTAGCCCTTTATAGACCAGTTGTGCTATCTCTTTTTCCTTAGTTGTTAGCTTTTCTAGCAAATTTGACGAATTTGAAGGCAAAATTTCCTTTGTCATCATTTGTATCATGCTTTGGATAAATTCCGGATAGAGCCAAACCTCGCCTCTTTCGATCGCTTCGAGCGCATCTTGAAAATGCACCTCAAGCATACGCGCGTTTGCATAGCCCTTTGCACCAAGGTGCAAAAACTCTCTACCTTCGTTAAATTTAGGCTCATGAGAAAGTATCAAAATTTTAATACCCTCCACCGTACTCAAAAGCTCTCTTGCTTCTTTGTCGGCATCCCAAATATCCACGCAAACTACGTCGTAGTCTTTGCTGTAAGCAAGCTCTAAAAAAATATCTTTTTCCTGCGTCGCTGTTACCTCGCTCGCAGCCAACTTATCTTTTATCTCGTTTATTACGGCTACATTTCCTGAATATGCCAAAATTCTCATATCCGCGCTCCTATCGTTCTCTCAAAGCGTTTTGTTTAGCTTTTAATATCGGTTTTAATAAATAATCAAGCACCGTTTTCTTACCGGTTATAATGTCGGCGCTAGCTATCATGCCCACCTTGATGCGAAGCGGTCTATCTTCGCTTCCTAGGTAATTTTTTTCGGTCGTTATCCTGACTAGATAGTAGCTCTCGCCAGTTTTTTCGTTTGTTTCCGTATCGGCTGAGATTTGCGTCACTTCGCCCTCTAGTCCGCCGTATATCGCAAAGTCGTAAGCGGTAAGCTTAACCATCGCTTTTAGTCCTTGGCGCAAAAACGCCACGTCCGCAGGCTTTACCTTTACCTCGGCTATCAAGCTATCCTCGACGGGGACGATCTCGGCGATGTCCATGCCCGGCTTTATGACGCCAGAGACGGTATTTACCATCAGCTTGCTTACTATGCCGTCCACCGGCGAGCGCACGAGCGTCCTTTCTACTTTGTCGCTTAAATTTACCTGGCTTTCGTTTAGCCTAGAAATTTCAGCCGAAACTTCGTTAAATTCTTTCTTTGCGCTATTTTGAAAGGCAAGCTTGGCTTCGGTTATTTTATTTTCTACCTCTTTTATCGTAGACTGCACTCTAGGGATAGAGAGTTTCGCCGCGCTTAGCTCGCCCCTTAGATCGTTTACGCGCCTTTGGAGTTGCAAGTACTCAACCTCGCTCACAAGCCCTTTTCTAAATAACGGCTCGGTTATCTGCTTCTCTTTTTGTAGTAGATTATAGCTGCTTTGAGTCTGGTCGATCTTGCTCTCAAGCTCCCTTAGCTCGCTTTGGCGCTGTTTTATTTGCTCCTCTAGGATGCCGATTTGCTCCCTTAGCCTTGCTTTGTTCGTATCGTAAAGACTCTTTTCAAATCCGACGAATCGGTCGTAGTCCTTATCTCCCGTCTCTTTCGCATCAAATTCCTCGTCGTTTGACTCGGCGTAAAGGCGCAAGTATTTTGCCTGAAGCTCGTTTAGTCTAAATTTGGACTCGCCGTAGACGCTAGAAAAGCTCTTGTCGTCGATTTTTAGCAAAATTTGATTTTTCTTTACTTCATCGCCCGCGCGAACGTAAATTTCCTCGATTATGCCGCCTTCCAAATTTTGTACGATCTGATTTTTGCCCGACGGGATGATCTTGCCGTTGCCGCGCGTGATCTCGTCTATCTGCGCAAACGACGCCCAAACCACGAGCCAAAAAACGGTTATAGCAACGATGTATAAAATTTTCCTAGATCCCGACGGCGCCTTAGCCAACACCGCCTCCGATAGGCTTGACATAAAACGAAGATCGTTTGCGTCGTAGTTTTTAGACTGAATGATCTTTTTTATATTTTGAGTCGAAGCTTCTAAATTTTGCCCGATATTTTCTTGTATTTCTAAATTTTTCTTATCCATGCTCGCTACTTTCCGCCAAGCTTAGCTAAAATTTCATCTCTCGGCCCGTCTAGCAGTATCTTGCCGTTATCGACGACGATGAGTCTATCTACTAGCTCGAGCAGAGACGTTTTGTGCGTTATAAGCAGCATAGTTTTATCTTTCGTGTTAAATTTGAGATTGTTTTTTAGCTTATTTTCCACGCTGCTATCAAGAGAATTGGTCGGCTCGTCGAGCAATATAATCGGACTATCTAACAAAAAGGCGCGCGCTACGGCGATAGCTTGGCGCTGTCCGCCGCTTATACCCTCGCCGCGCTCATGCACCGGCATATCAAAGCCTAGCGGATGCGCGTCTACGTATTCGTCTACGCCGCTAACCTTTGCCGCGCGTATAATCTGCATATCATCGACGTGCGGGGCTTTGTAGACGATGTTGCCTCTTACCGTGCCTTTAAACAAAACCACGTCTTGCGGGACGTAGCCGATATTTCGGCGCAAGTCGGCCGGGTCGATTTGATTTATATCGATGCCGTCTATCAGGATCGAGCCCTCAGTCGGCGAATAAAGTCCCAAAATAAGCTTTTCAATAGTGGTTTTCCCAGAGCCGTTTCTGCCGATGATGCCCACCTTTTCGCCTGCGTTTATAGTAAAATTTACCCTATCTAGCGAGGCTTTGGTGCTTTCCGGATAGGTAAAGCATACGTTTTTAAACTCGATCTTGCCGTTAAAGGTATTTCGGCGAACGAATTTTTTACCCTCTGGACGCTCGACAGGCATCTCCATTATCTTTTTTAGGCTCTCGTAGGCGGTTTTCGTCTGTTCGTAGTTTGCCAGCAGGCTCGCAAACTGCCCCATAGGAGCGATAGCGCGCGAGCTAAGCATCACGGCCGCGATGAGTCCGCCCATCGTGAGCTTGGTGTCTTGTATCATATATACACCAAAGACGATGATGCCGACCGTATTTAACTGCACGAAAAACGACGTAACCGTATTTATCGACGCCGAGATCAGCTTTGATTTTATGCTTTTATTTGCTATCTCGCCGGTAGCCTCTTCCCAGTTCCACTGTACGTTTCCGGTCGCGCCCATGGTTTTTATCGTCTCAAGACCGTTTAGCGTCTCGATCAAAATTCCGTTTTTCTTCGCGCTAGCCTCAAAAGTACTTTTTATGCTGGTTTGGAGCGGATTTTTGATAAAAAGCGTGTAGCAAAGCACGGCTGCCATAAAAAACAGCGGCACGACTACCAAGTAGCTCGCGATAAAATAAGTAATCAGCAAAAACAGAATCGCAAACGGAAGGTCGATGAGAACAGCCAAAGTGCTTGAAGTGAAAAAATTTCTAACCGTGTCAAATTCGCGCAGGTTATTAGCAAACGAGCCAACCGATTTTGGCTTAACGGAGAGCTTTATATCCATCACGCGCTCAAAAAGCAACGAGCTCATGATGATGTCGCTTTTCTTGCCCGCGACGTCTAGAAAATACGTGCGTATAAATTTTAAAAACAGATCGATAAGATAAACCACGCCCACGCCAAGAGCTAGTACCCAAAGCGTCTCTACGGCGTTATTTGGTACGACTCGGTCGTAAACGTTCATCGTAAAAAGCGGGCTGGCTAAAACAAACAAATTTATCACTATACTAGCTACGATAACGTCGATGTAAATTTTCCTCGAGCGCTTTAGCGTACCCCAAAACCAGTGGCTAGTTTTGGTGTCTATCAAATTTGGCTTATTATCCTCGGGGATAAATTCGCGCTTTAGCAGGTAGCTATAGCCCAGATACTCCTCTTTTAGCTTTTCGATTTCTATCAAATTTGAGCCGTTTGGCATATCGGGAGTTATGATTTTAGCGTGCGTTTTGCCCTCAAAACTCTCTAATATACAAGCCTTTTTCCCGCGTAAAAGCAGGATACAAGGCAGCACCAAGGGCGAGATATCCTCGACTCGTTTATTTACCAAACTTGAAACAAACCCTGCCCTAGCCGCCGCTCTGGTAAAAAGAGATTTCGAGCCGCTAAGCGAAAAAAGCTCGATATCTTCGTTTTCGTTAGTCGGTAGCCCGGCCACTAGCGCATCGGCGGTATATGGGTTGTTGTGCAGCTTGGTAAATATCACCAAACAATCAAGCAGTTCGTCGTTTTTCTTTTCTTGCATTTTTTATCCGATATTTTCTATTTGAGATATGAAAATTCCCTGCAAATAGTCGATTTCTAGGGTATGCAGTCTCTTTTCTTGCTCTTCGTTTTCTACGCCCATAGCTATGATTTTTACGCCCTTGCTTCTCATCATCGCTTCAAACGAGCTTCTTTGCTCCGACGTTCTCTCACCCAAAAAGTCTATCAAATTTGCCACCGGGATTTTGACGTAATCAGGGCTAACGGCATTGAGCCTTTCGATACTTTTCGCGTCAAATCCGAAGTGATCTAGTCCAAAGCCAAAACCGAGCGCGCGCAATCTCTGGTGAAGTCCGTCAAGAACCGCCACGTCTATGTCGTCTTTGTTCGGGATCTCGATAAAAATTTTAGCAGGCGCATATCGTCTTATCTTTTTGAGCGCATTTTCAAGCTCGGTAAAGTGCTGAGTAGAGTTTAAGATATCCTTGCCCAAATTTAGCGCATATTGCATAGTTTTAAGCTTGCCGTCTCTTAGCATATCGGCAAATTTGTTTAAAACGTAAAGGTCGATATCCACCGCCATCTTTAGCTCGTTTACCATCGGCATAAAGTAGCTCGCCGTCTGCCATCTACCCTCGCCGTCGACGAGTCTGATAAACAGCTCGCAGTGCGCTATTTCAGCAAAATTTGACGCCACTTTTTGTCCCGCAAATTTAAACATACCGTTTTTAAGAGAGGTTTCGATGAGCTCTTTATACTCCTCTTTTCCTAGCATGATCTCTTTGTCGCTCTTATAGATCAGGGAGGAGAAATTTGAGCCCTCTTTAGCTCTTGCTAGCGTGATGTCGGCCGTTATGAGCACGTCTTTTAGCGGAGTTTTCGGTCCGTAAGGCACGATCGCGGCAAAGACCGGGTGCTTGTCCATATCTACGTTAAATTTGATAAATTCTTCTTGTATCGTTAGTAAAATTTTATCGGTTATGGCTTTGACGTTTTGCGTCGTTAAATTTGCGGCTACGATCATAAAGTCATCGTCGTTTAGCCTAGCTCGCAGCATACCTATGGCATTTTGGGATATTACTGACGCGATAGTTTTTATAAGCTTTTGCTGCGCGTTAAAGCCGATCTCTTGTTTTAGATCTCGCAAATCTTTGCAAGTTATCATCGATGCGGCGCCGCTTGAATACTCCTCGCTCGAGATATAATCTTTAAAGTTATTTTGTAAATACCTTCTGTTAAAAAGTACGGTTTCTTCGTCTTTATAAAGTAGCTCTTCGTATTTGCTTAGCGTCTTGGCGCTTTGCTCAAACACGTCCTTAACGCGCGTTATCATCACGTTCATCGCAAGGACGACCTGCCTAATATCTAGCGTAAAAGGAATTTTTTCCTGTAAAATAAAACTGTTTTGCAGTATGGCCTCGGCTTGCTTTTGAACCTTTTTGAGCGGGATAAAAATTATCTTTACGCCAAAATAACTAATAAGCAGAGCCGATAGCGACATCACGAAAAGCACGAAAAATACCTTTTTAACTATGTTGTAAAGCTCGTAATAAGCGATACCGGTGTTGCTTTGTACGTAAATAGTGCCGAATTTACTCCAGCCGAGCATTATCTCGCTTTGCGCCACCGGAGCTTCTAGTTTTACGTTTTTTACGAACCACTCGGGAACGCTATTTACCACTAGAGGCTGCGAGTTTTCTATCAGCGTCTCGCCATCTACTCCGGCTAGCTTTATCATCGAGTAGTATCCGCTGTCAAATACCGAATTTATCATCGTTTCAATGCCGGATAAATCATTTGGATTTGCTACCGACGCTATGGCAAGACCTAGCGAATTTGCCGTATGCTTGGCGTTAGTGCCTAGCTGAGCGGAGATATAGTCGTTCGTCGTCGTAAAATTTAAAATCCCGACGGCTACGAAAATAACCAACATAAAGGAAATTATCGCCAGCATTATTTGTTTTAAAAGCGTCATCTATCCGTCCTCTTTCATTCTGTCGACTAAATTTAGCCATTTTGGATTTTGTTTTTTGTTTCCGCCGGGGATGGCCTGCCCCAAGCCTTCTTGTTTTGATAAAAATAGCGAATCGCCGTTAAAACTATAAACGGGCGCTAAGTCTTTTCTTTGCGTAGCTATTTTGATGTTTGGGTTGATATTGTCTAAAACTAGCGGTATGGACTTTGGGCTATCATAATAAGATAAAACCATGTGCGCTTGGTTGTAATCAAGCGCTTTTACGTAAGTGAAATAAAGCTTTTGCGTGGAAACGCCGAGCTGCTTTAGGGTGAAGTACTTCGCCGTAACGAAATCCTCGCAATCCCCGGCGCCCTTGCCCAAAAACTCCATTCTCGTAGCCCAGTAGTCCTTTTGCCCCCAAACTTCCCTGTCGTCTTTCCAC of Campylobacter showae contains these proteins:
- a CDS encoding LapD/MoxY N-terminal periplasmic domain-containing protein, whose translation is MTLLKQIMLAIISFMLVIFVAVGILNFTTTNDYISAQLGTNAKHTANSLGLAIASVANPNDLSGIETMINSVFDSGYYSMIKLAGVDGETLIENSQPLVVNSVPEWFVKNVKLEAPVAQSEIMLGWSKFGTIYVQSNTGIAYYELYNIVKKVFFVLFVMSLSALLISYFGVKIIFIPLKKVQKQAEAILQNSFILQEKIPFTLDIRQVVLAMNVMITRVKDVFEQSAKTLSKYEELLYKDEETVLFNRRYLQNNFKDYISSEEYSSGAASMITCKDLRDLKQEIGFNAQQKLIKTIASVISQNAIGMLRARLNDDDFMIVAANLTTQNVKAITDKILLTIQEEFIKFNVDMDKHPVFAAIVPYGPKTPLKDVLITADITLARAKEGSNFSSLIYKSDKEIMLGKEEYKELIETSLKNGMFKFAGQKVASNFAEIAHCELFIRLVDGEGRWQTASYFMPMVNELKMAVDIDLYVLNKFADMLRDGKLKTMQYALNLGKDILNSTQHFTELENALKKIRRYAPAKIFIEIPNKDDIDVAVLDGLHQRLRALGFGFGLDHFGFDAKSIERLNAVSPDYVKIPVANLIDFLGERTSEQRSSFEAMMRSKGVKIIAMGVENEEQEKRLHTLEIDYLQGIFISQIENIG
- a CDS encoding transglutaminase-like cysteine peptidase, with the protein product MKFGISAGKYRRAFLASALFVFAIFAGGEFIKASTYDKIAKVYGQNAKKRVVALNELMVSLKDATEQEKLVKVNDFFNRLQWKDDREVWGQKDYWATRMEFLGKGAGDCEDFVTAKYFTLKQLGVSTQKLYFTYVKALDYNQAHMVLSYYDSPKSIPLVLDNINPNIKIATQRKDLAPVYSFNGDSLFLSKQEGLGQAIPGGNKKQNPKWLNLVDRMKEDG